AGCTGGAGTGTAGTTTTTGATCCTGCAAATAGAAACGAAGTATTTATGATTGATAGCATGAGAGATTCATTAGCAGTAGCATTAAATTACCTTGGCTACTCTATAAACTCTAAAAATGAAGGAGAACTAGAGAAAGCAAAGGAATTGTTAATTAAGCAAAGGGCTGAAGTTAATCCAGTATACGTAAACGATGAAGGTAAAGATATGATTATGGAAGGACAAGCTACTTTCTTTGTAACTTGGTCTGGAGAGGCAATGCAGGTTATCTCTGAAGATTCAAGATTCAACTATATTGTTCCGAAAGAAGGAAGTAATCTATTTATCGATAATATGGCAATCCCTAAAGGGGCTAGAAATAAAGAAAATGCTGAGAAATTTATTAACTATATGTTAAGAACAGATGTAGCAAAGGCAAATATTGAATATATAGGATACTCTACCCCCCATAAAGGTGCTTGGGAAGAATTAGATGCTGAAACAAAAAATAATCCGATACTCTACCCCGATGATACAGTAACTGAAAAAGCAGAGATCTTTATCGACTTAGGGTCTTTCTTAGATGTATATAGCAGAGTTTGGAGAGAAGTTAAAAATCAGTAGAATCGTATAATCAAATATTATACGAAAGTGAGATGGGTATTTATGGATGATTTTTATACCTATGGCCTTCTCTTTATAGGAAGTTTTTTTGCTGCTGCTATATCAGGGGCTGCTGGTTTTGGAGGAGCACTGCTATTGTTACCATTGCTAACAAAAACAATTGGTACAGAAATGGCTGTACCAATTTTAACAATTGCCCAGTTGATAGGTAATTTATCTAGGGTTTACTTTGGCTTTAATAAAATTAACTGGAAACCAGTTTATCTGTTTATCTTAGGCGCAGTGCCGATGAGTATCCTTGGAGCATTTTCCTTTGTAACTATACCTAAAGAAATAATTTCAAAGGGTATTGGTGCAGCCCTTATCCTATTTGTAGTTTTGAAGTTTTTTAATATCCTTAAATTTAATCCATCGGGTAAAACTATGCTAATAGGTGGAGCGGTGACAGGGTTGATCTCTGGTCTTGTAGGTAGTGCCGGTCCTATTGGTGCCGCATTGTTCCTTTCCCTTAACCTTCCCCCTGTATCATATATTGCCAGTGAAGCGGTAACTGCTGTAGCAATGCATGTATCCAAAACAGTTGTTTACCAAAGATACCTAGGAATTGGCATTTATGCCCTAGGAATAGGATTATTCATGGGTGTTGCTATGATTACAGGAACATGGGTTGGGAAAAAAGTCATCGAAAAAATGCCTAAAGATAAATTTGTGAAATTTGTAAGTATACTTTTACTACTCATTGGTTTACAGATGTTAATAGGATAATACTAAAGTAATAGATTAAATATTTTAGATAACTCTTTTTTATAAAAGAAAATTATGGTATTATTGCTATGTAAGTAAATAGGCACACTTGCTGAAAAGCAAGGTCGCAAAGCTATAGGGCCTAAGGTTTTATACTACGGCAGCCAGTTGCATCAAAGCTAGTTAGCTCTATGCACTGCATAGAGCTTTTTGTATCAAGGAAAAACGGACAAGTAGTGGAGGGATAAAATGAGGATAATAACTAAGGGAAAGACTAAACCAAATATATCTAAATTTAGTGGGATTAAATTAGGACTAAGTAACAGAATAATTTTAATCTATCTACTTACGTCTATAGTACTTGTGGCAGGGATATCTCTTCAGGTTTATAACTCCATATATGGATTACTAAGAACTACTTCATTACAGAGTAATGCTCAGCTGGCTTTAGAGGTTATCAATGCAAGATATCCTGGAAATTGGCGAGTAGAAGGAGATAGATTATATAAAGGAGCTACCTTGATTAATGAAAACTACGAGCTTGTCGATACAATTAAAAGAAGTACAAGGGGAGAAATAACTATCTTTGCTAGAGATACTAGTGTAGCGACGACAATAAGAAATGATGGTATACGACAGATAGGGACTAAAGCTTCGGAAGAAGTAGTGGAGCAGGTTCTTAAAAGAGGGGAAAGTTATAGTGGTACAGTTAATATTTTTGGTGAAAGTTATAATGTACATTATATGGAACTTAGGGATATTGCCGGTAATATAGTTGGAATGTTTTTTATAGGTTATCCAAGAAGTTATATCCTTGAATTAGTATCAGAACCTTTTAGAAAGATAGTTTTTGTTGCTCTAGGAATAATGGGGGGGACTATCCTCATCTATTATTTATACCTAAGATTCAGAGTAACTAAACCAGTGGAAAGATTAAGGGATAATATTCAAAAAATGGCTGCTGGAGATTTAAGGGTAACTACCGATTTAAAACTATTGAAACGTAAAGATGAAATTGGGGAAATGGCTCAAGGATTTGCTGAAATGGTTAAATCCATTAGAAGTATTGTTGAAGATATTCAAGGGAAAGCTAATCAATTAAATATTAGCTCAGAATCTTTAGCATCTACATCTAGCCAAATGTCGGCATCTTCTCAGGAATTGGCATCTACTATGAATCAAGTGGCAGAAGGATCAGCAAATCAAGCCCAAGATTTAGAAGGGATTGTAACATCCCTTTCAGATCTAACAGTAATTATAGATAAAGTTAACAGAGAACTAGAAAATGTTAAAGAACAAACGGAAAACACACAAAATAAAGCCCATATGGGAAGGGAAGAAATGGATAACTTGGTACAATCCATAACAGAAGTTAAAAAAGCTTTCCAATTGGTTGCTGATAAGTTAGAAGGGTTGAATAATACTGTTCAAGAAATTAGTGGAATATCAGAGTTAATTTCCAGTATTTCAGAACAAACAAACCTTTTAGCATTAAATGCAGCCATAGAAGCTGCTAGGGCAGGGGAACAGGGAAGAGGTTTTGCCGTTGTAGCTGATGAAGTGAGAAAACTTGCTGAGGAGTCGAGAACTTCTACTGAAAAAATCATTAATTTAGTAGAGTCCATTACTAAAGATACTGAAGAAGTAATAACCACATCTAAGACTGTCGAACAATCGGTAGAAGAACAGGTATATTCAGTAGATAAAACCGTTAACTCCTTTGGTGAAATTTTACAATCGGTGGATAGTATTAAGCCATTGGTGACAAATACATATCAAGCTATGGATGAAATAATGAAATTTAAAGATCTAGTAATAGAAAAGGCTGAGGAAGTTAGTGCTATAACTGAGGAAACTACTGCAGCTACCGAGGAAGTGGCAGCATCATCTCAGGAACTAACTGCATCTTCAGAAGAAGTAGCAAATACAGCCCAAAGCTTGAGGGAAATAGCCAAGGGGCTAATGGAGCGGGTTAATACCTTCAAGATATAGTGGCTATTAAAAAACTGACACTTTTTATCGGTGTCAGTTTTTTATCCTTTGGAATGATTGGATAAATCTTATAAACGTACAGAAAAAGCTGTTAATAGAAAGCCATATAAATAAAATAAAAACCAAATACCTAATCCAGCCAGCATCCAGTGACAAACTAGCTTAGCACTTTCAGGTTTTTCTTCTCTCCAAAGGAAATATAGAATCACCCCTACTATGGGGAAACAACAAGAAACAATTCCTGCAAGGTGAGAAGGATTATCTACAGTTGTTGGCTTTTCCTCCTTTAGCTTTCCACCACAATGGACACAAACAAAGGCGTGACTTTCTACTTCTTTACCACAATACTTACAATATGTCATAAATTCACCCCCAAAATTTCCGTTTATTATAATATTATCTATTCGCCCTATTGGAACAAAATTCCTTTCAAAATTTTAAAATTGCAGATAGAAATAATAAAAAACTGACACTTAATATCGGTGTCAGTTTTTAAATATTGACCAAAAAATTTCACCATGATATCTACCTAAAACTAATGCTTCTCTTAATAAAAAAATTGTACCTATTCCAGCAAGAATTCCTGTTATAAACCTTCTAGGATTGGTACTGGTATAAAAACCCAAATATTGCATACCCCCGTCTAGTGATAGTGGCAATAAAAGTATAAGAGAAAAATAAAGGTTGATAGGATAAAAAAATAATAATATAACTCCTAAAAAATAACCTACTAAAATACCAGTACATCTAGCACACATGGGAAATTTTTTGCCCCTGAAATAAAAAGATCTATCTGGTAGCCGGTGGCAAAAAAACATATACCTTAGTATGATTTCAAAAGAACTTTTAGTCATTTACATTAAAAACCTCCTGATAAAAAGGTAAATAAAATTTTCCGCCACAA
This genomic window from Anaerobranca gottschalkii DSM 13577 contains:
- a CDS encoding ABC transporter substrate-binding protein yields the protein MKKIILSMLSILLILTALTGCGSSSKEVLYIFNWGDFIDFDLIRDFEKEYGIKVIYDEYDTNESMYARLKAGGKYDLIFPSDYMVAKLISENMLEEIDFSNIPNYKYIMDNFKNMNFDPEGKYSVPYVWGTLGILYNTEKVSGIVDSWSVVFDPANRNEVFMIDSMRDSLAVALNYLGYSINSKNEGELEKAKELLIKQRAEVNPVYVNDEGKDMIMEGQATFFVTWSGEAMQVISEDSRFNYIVPKEGSNLFIDNMAIPKGARNKENAEKFINYMLRTDVAKANIEYIGYSTPHKGAWEELDAETKNNPILYPDDTVTEKAEIFIDLGSFLDVYSRVWREVKNQ
- a CDS encoding sulfite exporter TauE/SafE family protein, with the protein product MDDFYTYGLLFIGSFFAAAISGAAGFGGALLLLPLLTKTIGTEMAVPILTIAQLIGNLSRVYFGFNKINWKPVYLFILGAVPMSILGAFSFVTIPKEIISKGIGAALILFVVLKFFNILKFNPSGKTMLIGGAVTGLISGLVGSAGPIGAALFLSLNLPPVSYIASEAVTAVAMHVSKTVVYQRYLGIGIYALGIGLFMGVAMITGTWVGKKVIEKMPKDKFVKFVSILLLLIGLQMLIG
- a CDS encoding methyl-accepting chemotaxis protein, with protein sequence MRIITKGKTKPNISKFSGIKLGLSNRIILIYLLTSIVLVAGISLQVYNSIYGLLRTTSLQSNAQLALEVINARYPGNWRVEGDRLYKGATLINENYELVDTIKRSTRGEITIFARDTSVATTIRNDGIRQIGTKASEEVVEQVLKRGESYSGTVNIFGESYNVHYMELRDIAGNIVGMFFIGYPRSYILELVSEPFRKIVFVALGIMGGTILIYYLYLRFRVTKPVERLRDNIQKMAAGDLRVTTDLKLLKRKDEIGEMAQGFAEMVKSIRSIVEDIQGKANQLNISSESLASTSSQMSASSQELASTMNQVAEGSANQAQDLEGIVTSLSDLTVIIDKVNRELENVKEQTENTQNKAHMGREEMDNLVQSITEVKKAFQLVADKLEGLNNTVQEISGISELISSISEQTNLLALNAAIEAARAGEQGRGFAVVADEVRKLAEESRTSTEKIINLVESITKDTEEVITTSKTVEQSVEEQVYSVDKTVNSFGEILQSVDSIKPLVTNTYQAMDEIMKFKDLVIEKAEEVSAITEETTAATEEVAASSQELTASSEEVANTAQSLREIAKGLMERVNTFKI
- a CDS encoding zinc ribbon domain-containing protein, with amino-acid sequence MTYCKYCGKEVESHAFVCVHCGGKLKEEKPTTVDNPSHLAGIVSCCFPIVGVILYFLWREEKPESAKLVCHWMLAGLGIWFLFYLYGFLLTAFSVRL
- a CDS encoding DUF2085 domain-containing protein, whose product is MTKSSFEIILRYMFFCHRLPDRSFYFRGKKFPMCARCTGILVGYFLGVILLFFYPINLYFSLILLLPLSLDGGMQYLGFYTSTNPRRFITGILAGIGTIFLLREALVLGRYHGEIFWSIFKN